In Lemur catta isolate mLemCat1 chromosome 1, mLemCat1.pri, whole genome shotgun sequence, one DNA window encodes the following:
- the ICAM3 gene encoding intercellular adhesion molecule 3 encodes MVPSRPLPGTCQTLLLFLLLVCCVLSPGSQGQQFLLRVQPQDPVLPAGGSLVVNCSTECPDPKLIILETSLLKKPVGAGPGWAAFQLINVTSDSRVLCAGFCNGFQMISSSNITVYRFPDQVELAPLPPWQPVGKNLTLRCQVAGGAPRSQLTVVFLRGEEELSRQRVAGEPAQVEVEVTATVLASRSDHGASFSCHTELDLRPQGLGLFENTSAPHQLRTFALPGTLPHLVAPRSLEVGTSRQVTCTLDGLFPSSEAQVQLALGDQMLNPAVTRHGDRLMARTTVTARADQEGSQEIVCNVTLGGETRESRENLTVFSFLGPILNLSESSAPEGSIVTVTCMAGARVNVLLDGVSAAAPGQPAQLQLNATEIDDQRNFFCSAILEVDGEIFKRNTSVQLRVLYGPKIDRANCPERLKWKEKTKQVLQCQARGNPAPQLHCLQKDSNLEVPIGIPVFVKLRYNGTYHCQAASSRGTYTLVVVMDVQGRNHPFVTIFMAVLVIVGLVTVTVALKYLYGAKRRGNYKVNQESSSLPLTSMRPKEAVAEEPS; translated from the exons ATGGTGCCCTCCAGGCCACTGCCTGGGACCTGCCAGActctgcttctcttcctgctGCTGGTCTGCTGTGTGCTGTCCCCAG GTTCCCAGGGGCAGCAGTTCCTGCTGCGAGTGCAGCCCCAAGACCCGGTGCTTCCTGCTGGCGGGTCCCTGGTGGTGAATTGCAGTACCGAATGTCCCGATCCGAAGCTCATCATTCTGGAGACATCCCTGTTGAAGAAGCCAGTGGGCGCTGGCCCGGGCTGGGCAGCCTTCCAGCTCATCAACGTGACTAGTGACAGTCGAGTCCTCTGCGCCGGGTTCTGCAATGGCTTCCAGATGATAAGCTCCTCTAACATCACTGTGTACC ggTTCCCGGATCAGGTGGAGCTGGCACCCCTGCCCCCCTGGCAGCCTGTGGGCAAGAACCTCACCCTGCGCTGCCAGGTGGCCGGCGGGGCGCCCCGGTCTCAACTCACAGTGGTGTTTCTCcgtggggaggaggagctgaGCCGGCAGCGGGTGGCTGGGGAGCCTGCCCAGGTCGAGGTCGAGGTCACAGCCACGGTGCTGGCGAGCAGAAGTGACCATGGCGCCAGTTTCTCATGCCACACAGAACTGGATCTGCGGCCCCAAGGGCTGGGGCTGTTTGAGAACACCTCAGCCCCCCACCAGCTCCGAACCTTCG ccctgcccgggaCTCTCCCTCACCTCGTGGCTCCCCGGTCCTTGGAGGTGGGAACCTCCAGGCAGGTCACCTGCACCCTGGATGGGCTGTTTCCATCCTCTGAGGCCCAGGTCCAACTGGCACTGGGGGACCAGATGCTGAATCCTGCAGTCACAAGGCACGGCGACAGGCTCATGGCCAGAACCACAGTCACAGCACGGGCAGATCAGGAAGGTTCCCAGGAAATTGTCTGCAACGTGACATTGGGGGGCGAGACTCGAGAGTCCCGCGAGAACCTGACAGTCTTTA GCTTCCTAGGGCCCATTCTGAACCTGAGCGAGTCCAGCGCCCCCGAGGGGTCAATAGTGACCGTGACTTGCATGGCCGGGGCCCGAGTCAACGTCTTGCTGGACGGGGTTTCGGCTGCAGCCCCAGGACAGCCCGCCCAGCTTCAACTAAATGCTACCGAGATCGACGACCAGCGCAACTTCTTCTGCAGTGCCATTCTCGAGGTGGATGGGGAGATCTTCAAGAGGAACACAAGCGTCCAGCTGCGTGTCCTGT ATGGTCCCAAGATCGACCGAGCCAATTGTCCCGAGCGCttgaaatggaaagagaaaacgAAGCAGGTCCTGCAGTGCCAGGCCCGGGGCAACCCAGCCCCGCAGCTACACTGTTTGCAGAAAGACTCGAACCTTGAGGTGCCCATTGGGATCCCAGTCTTCGTCAAGTTAAGATATAATGGCACTTATCACTGCCAAGCGGCCAGCTCACGGGGCACGTACAccctggtggtggtgatggaCGTTCAGG GTCGGAACCACCCCTTCGTCACCATCTTCATGGCGGTGTTAGTGATCGTGGGCTTGGTGACTGTCACAGTGGCCTTAAAATACCTCTACGGGGCGAAGCGGAGAGGCAACTACAAGGTGAATCAGGAGAGCTCCTCGCTGCCCCTCACGTCTATGCGGCCCAAGGAGGCCGTGGCGGAAGAACCGTCCTGA
- the RAVER1 gene encoding ribonucleoprotein PTB-binding 1 isoform X2 produces MPLRPGSLVPEGAGFPKMAADVSVTHRAPLSPEPGAEVEAGDAAERRAPEEELPPLDPEEIRKRLEHTERQFRNRRKILIRGLPGDVTNQEVHDLLSDYELKYCFVDKYKGTAFVTLLNGEQAEAAISAFHQSRLRERELSVQLQPTDALLCVANLPPSLTQQQFEELVRPFGSLERCFLVYSERTGHSKGYGFAEYMKKDSAARAKSDLLGKPLGSRTLYVHWTDAGQLTPALLHSRCLCVDRLPPGFSDVDALCRALSAIHAPTFCQLACGQDGQLKGFAVLEYESAEMAEEAQQRADGLALGGSHLRISFCAPGPPGRSMLAALIAAQATALNRGKGLLPEPNILQLLNNLGPSASLQLLLNPLLHGSAGGKQGLLGAPPAMPLLSGPALSTALLQLALQTQSQKKPGILGDSPLGTLQPGAQPATPLLGELSAGGGLPLELPPRRGKPPPLLPPLLGPAAGDREAMGLGPPATQHTPPPAPVGLRGTGLRGLQKDSGPLPTPPGVSLLGEPPKDYRIPLNPYLNLHSLLPASNLAAPGGGGSGGSSSSSSSSSKAFQLKSRLLSPLTSARLPPEPGLPDSYGFDYPLDVGPRRLFSHPREPALGPHGPSRHKMSPPPSGFGERSGGGGGGPLSHFYSGSPTSYFTSGLQAGLKQSHLNKAVGSSPLGSGEGLLGLGPGPNGHSHLLKTPLGGQKRSFAHLLPSPEPSPEGSYVGQHSQGLGGHYADSYLKRKRIF; encoded by the exons ATGCCGCTCCGCCCCGGCTCGCTGGTCCCAGAAGGCGCCGGGTTTCCCAAGATGGCGGCCGACGTGTCCGTTACTCACCGGGCCCCGCTGAGCCCGGAGCCTGGGGCCGAGGTTGAAGCTGGTGATGCCGCGGAGCGCCGGGCGCCCGAAGAAGAGTTGCCGCCGCTAGATCCAGAAGAGATCCGGAAGCGCCTGGAACACACCGAGCGCCAGTTTCGTAACCGCCGCAAGATACTGATCCGGGGCCTCCCGGGGGACGTGACCAACCAG GAAGTGCACGACCTGCTCAGCGACTATGAGCTCAAGTACTGTTTTGTGGACAAATACAAAGGGACAG CCTTCGTGACCCTGCTGAATGGGGAGCAGGCCGAGGCTGCCATCAGCGCTTTTCATCAGAGCCGCCTGCGGGAGCGCGAGCTGTCGGTGCAGCTGCAGCCCACGGATGCCCTGCTGTGTGTGGCCAACCTGCCGCCCAGCCTCACGCAGCAGCAGTTCGAGGAGCTGGTGCGGCCCTTTGGCAGCCTGGAGCGCTGCTTCCTGGTCTACAGCGAGCGCACCGGCCACTCCAAGGGCTATGGCTTTGCCGAGTACATGAAGAAGGACTCAGCTGCCCGCGCCAAGTCAGACCTGCTGGGCAAGCCGCTGGGCTCGCGTACCCTCTACGTGCACTGGACAGATGCTGGGCAGCTGACGCCTGCTCTGCTGCACTCCCGCTGCCTCTGTGTCGACCGCCTGCCACCTGGCTTCAGTGACGTGGACGCCCTGTGCCGGGCGCTATCTGCCATCCATGCACCCACCTTCTGCCAG ctGGCTTGTGGCCAGGACGGGCAGCTGAAGGGCTTTGCGGTGCTGGAGTACGAGTCGGCAGAGATGGCGGAGGAGGCGCAGCAGCGGGCCGatggcctggccctggggggcAGCCACCTGCGCATCTCCTTCTGCGCCCCTGGGCCCCCCGGCCGCAGCATGCTGGCTGCACTCATCGCTGCCCAGGCCACG GCCCTCAACCGGGGCAAGGGGCTCCTGCCTGAGCCCAACATCCTGCAGCTGCTCAACAACCTGGGGCCGTCCGCCTCCCTCCAGCTGCTGCTCAACCCCCTGCTCCATGGCAGCGCAGGGGGCAAGCAGG GCCTCCTGGGTGCCCCGCCGGCCATGCCCCTGCTCAGTGGGCCAGCCCTGTCCACGGCACTGCTGCAGCTCGCCCTGCAGACCCAGAGCCAGAAG AAGCCCGGGATCCTAGGAGATTCACCCCTGGGCACCCTCCAGCCTGGCGCCCAGCCGGCCACCCCCCTCCTGGGAGAGCTGTCTGCAG GGGGGGGCCTGCCCCTGGAGCTGCCACCCCGGCGAGGGAAGCCACCACCCCTGTTGCCACCACTGCTTGGCCCCGCTGCGGGTGACCGGGAGGCCATGGGCCTGGGTCCCCCAGCCACCCAGCacactcctcccccagcccccgtaGGGCTCCGAGGCACTGGCCTCAGGGGCCTCCAGAAAGACAGTGGGCCTCTGCCGACGCCCCCTGGG GTCTCGCTGCTGGGGGAGCCTCCCAAGGACTACCGGATCCCCCTGAATCCCTACCTGAACCTACACAGCCTGCTCCCGGCCAGCAACCTGGCGG cccctggcggtggcggcagtggtggcagcagcagtagcagcagcagcagcagcaaagccTTCCAGCTTAAGTCCCGCCTGCTCAGCCCCCTCACCAGCGCCCGCCTGCCCCCCGAACCAGGGCTACCCGACAGCTACGGCTTCGACTACCCTTTG GATGTGGGACCTCGGCGGCTCTTCTCCCACCCACGGGAGCCAGCCCTCGGGCCTCACGGACCCAGCCGGCACAAG ATGTCTCCCCCGCCCAGCGGCTTTGGCGAGCGGAGTGGTGGGGGCGGAGGCGGGCCCCTCTCTCACTTTTACTCGGGCTCGCCCACCTCCTACTTCACCAGCGGCCTGCAGGCTGGCCTTAAGCAAAGCCACCTCAACAAG GCTGTCGGCTCCTCCCCACTGGGCTCCGGAGAAGGGCTCCTGGGTCTTGGTCCTGGGCCCAATGGTCACAGCCACCTGCTGAAG aCCCCACTGGGCGGCCAGAAACGCAGCTTTGCCCACCTGCTGCCCTCACCTGAGCCCAGCCCCGAAGGCAGCTACGTGGGCCAGCACTCCCAGGGCCTCGGCGGGCACTACGCGGACTCCTACCTGAAGCGGAAGAGAATTTTCTAA
- the FDX2 gene encoding ferredoxin-2, mitochondrial, which produces MPVMAASMARGGVNAKVLLRAARGTWWSMPEVCSGSGEAAAPAIARKFQGTGSRRTGEEEAGGPERPGDVVNVVFVDRSGQRIPVSGRVGDNVLHLAQRHGVDLEGACEASLACSTCHVYVSEDHLDLLPPPEEREDDMLDMAPLLQENSRLGCQIVLTPELEGAEFTLPKITRNFYVDGHVPKPH; this is translated from the exons ATGCCTGTCATGGCCGCCTCCATGGCCCGAGGAGGCGTGAACGCGAAAGTTCTGCTGCGGGCTGCCAGGGGCACCTGGTGGAGCATGCCTGAGGTCTGTTCGGGGTCCGGGGAGGCGGCAGCGCCGGCGATAGCCAGAAAATTCCAGGGGACAG GCTCGCGCCGGacgggagaggaggaggctggcGGCCCTGAGCGGCCCGGGGACGT AGTGAATGTGGTGTTCGTAGACCGGTCAGGCCAGCGGATCCCAGTGAGCGGCAGAGTCGGGGACAATGTTCTCCACCTGGCCCAGCGCCACGGGGTGGACCTGGAAG GGGCCTGCGAAGCCTCCCTGGCATGCTCCACCTGCCATGTGTACGTGAGTGAGGACCACCTGGACCTGCTGCCGCCTCCTGAGGAGAG GGAAGATGACATGCTGGACATGGCCCCCCTCCTGCAGGAGAACTCCCGGTTGGGCTGCCAGATCGTGCTGACACCAGAGCTGGAAGGGGCGGAATTCACCCTGCCCAAGATCACCAGGAACTTCTACGTGGATGGCCACGTCCCCAAGCCCCACTGA
- the RAVER1 gene encoding ribonucleoprotein PTB-binding 1 isoform X1: protein MPLRPGSLVPEGAGFPKMAADVSVTHRAPLSPEPGAEVEAGDAAERRAPEEELPPLDPEEIRKRLEHTERQFRNRRKILIRGLPGDVTNQEVHDLLSDYELKYCFVDKYKGTAFVTLLNGEQAEAAISAFHQSRLRERELSVQLQPTDALLCVANLPPSLTQQQFEELVRPFGSLERCFLVYSERTGHSKGYGFAEYMKKDSAARAKSDLLGKPLGSRTLYVHWTDAGQLTPALLHSRCLCVDRLPPGFSDVDALCRALSAIHAPTFCQLACGQDGQLKGFAVLEYESAEMAEEAQQRADGLALGGSHLRISFCAPGPPGRSMLAALIAAQATALNRGKGLLPEPNILQLLNNLGPSASLQLLLNPLLHGSAGGKQGLLGAPPAMPLLSGPALSTALLQLALQTQSQKKPGILGDSPLGTLQPGAQPATPLLGELSAGGGLPLELPPRRGKPPPLLPPLLGPAAGDREAMGLGPPATQHTPPPAPVGLRGTGLRGLQKDSGPLPTPPGVSLLGEPPKDYRIPLNPYLNLHSLLPASNLAGKEARGWGGAGRSRRPAEGPLPNPPAPGGGGSGGSSSSSSSSSKAFQLKSRLLSPLTSARLPPEPGLPDSYGFDYPLDVGPRRLFSHPREPALGPHGPSRHKMSPPPSGFGERSGGGGGGPLSHFYSGSPTSYFTSGLQAGLKQSHLNKAVGSSPLGSGEGLLGLGPGPNGHSHLLKTPLGGQKRSFAHLLPSPEPSPEGSYVGQHSQGLGGHYADSYLKRKRIF, encoded by the exons ATGCCGCTCCGCCCCGGCTCGCTGGTCCCAGAAGGCGCCGGGTTTCCCAAGATGGCGGCCGACGTGTCCGTTACTCACCGGGCCCCGCTGAGCCCGGAGCCTGGGGCCGAGGTTGAAGCTGGTGATGCCGCGGAGCGCCGGGCGCCCGAAGAAGAGTTGCCGCCGCTAGATCCAGAAGAGATCCGGAAGCGCCTGGAACACACCGAGCGCCAGTTTCGTAACCGCCGCAAGATACTGATCCGGGGCCTCCCGGGGGACGTGACCAACCAG GAAGTGCACGACCTGCTCAGCGACTATGAGCTCAAGTACTGTTTTGTGGACAAATACAAAGGGACAG CCTTCGTGACCCTGCTGAATGGGGAGCAGGCCGAGGCTGCCATCAGCGCTTTTCATCAGAGCCGCCTGCGGGAGCGCGAGCTGTCGGTGCAGCTGCAGCCCACGGATGCCCTGCTGTGTGTGGCCAACCTGCCGCCCAGCCTCACGCAGCAGCAGTTCGAGGAGCTGGTGCGGCCCTTTGGCAGCCTGGAGCGCTGCTTCCTGGTCTACAGCGAGCGCACCGGCCACTCCAAGGGCTATGGCTTTGCCGAGTACATGAAGAAGGACTCAGCTGCCCGCGCCAAGTCAGACCTGCTGGGCAAGCCGCTGGGCTCGCGTACCCTCTACGTGCACTGGACAGATGCTGGGCAGCTGACGCCTGCTCTGCTGCACTCCCGCTGCCTCTGTGTCGACCGCCTGCCACCTGGCTTCAGTGACGTGGACGCCCTGTGCCGGGCGCTATCTGCCATCCATGCACCCACCTTCTGCCAG ctGGCTTGTGGCCAGGACGGGCAGCTGAAGGGCTTTGCGGTGCTGGAGTACGAGTCGGCAGAGATGGCGGAGGAGGCGCAGCAGCGGGCCGatggcctggccctggggggcAGCCACCTGCGCATCTCCTTCTGCGCCCCTGGGCCCCCCGGCCGCAGCATGCTGGCTGCACTCATCGCTGCCCAGGCCACG GCCCTCAACCGGGGCAAGGGGCTCCTGCCTGAGCCCAACATCCTGCAGCTGCTCAACAACCTGGGGCCGTCCGCCTCCCTCCAGCTGCTGCTCAACCCCCTGCTCCATGGCAGCGCAGGGGGCAAGCAGG GCCTCCTGGGTGCCCCGCCGGCCATGCCCCTGCTCAGTGGGCCAGCCCTGTCCACGGCACTGCTGCAGCTCGCCCTGCAGACCCAGAGCCAGAAG AAGCCCGGGATCCTAGGAGATTCACCCCTGGGCACCCTCCAGCCTGGCGCCCAGCCGGCCACCCCCCTCCTGGGAGAGCTGTCTGCAG GGGGGGGCCTGCCCCTGGAGCTGCCACCCCGGCGAGGGAAGCCACCACCCCTGTTGCCACCACTGCTTGGCCCCGCTGCGGGTGACCGGGAGGCCATGGGCCTGGGTCCCCCAGCCACCCAGCacactcctcccccagcccccgtaGGGCTCCGAGGCACTGGCCTCAGGGGCCTCCAGAAAGACAGTGGGCCTCTGCCGACGCCCCCTGGG GTCTCGCTGCTGGGGGAGCCTCCCAAGGACTACCGGATCCCCCTGAATCCCTACCTGAACCTACACAGCCTGCTCCCGGCCAGCAACCTGGCGGGTAAGGAGGCCCGGGGCTGGGGAGGCGCCGGGAGAAGCCGCCGCCCAGCTGAGGGCCCCCTGCCTaaccccccagcccctggcggtggcggcagtggtggcagcagcagtagcagcagcagcagcagcaaagccTTCCAGCTTAAGTCCCGCCTGCTCAGCCCCCTCACCAGCGCCCGCCTGCCCCCCGAACCAGGGCTACCCGACAGCTACGGCTTCGACTACCCTTTG GATGTGGGACCTCGGCGGCTCTTCTCCCACCCACGGGAGCCAGCCCTCGGGCCTCACGGACCCAGCCGGCACAAG ATGTCTCCCCCGCCCAGCGGCTTTGGCGAGCGGAGTGGTGGGGGCGGAGGCGGGCCCCTCTCTCACTTTTACTCGGGCTCGCCCACCTCCTACTTCACCAGCGGCCTGCAGGCTGGCCTTAAGCAAAGCCACCTCAACAAG GCTGTCGGCTCCTCCCCACTGGGCTCCGGAGAAGGGCTCCTGGGTCTTGGTCCTGGGCCCAATGGTCACAGCCACCTGCTGAAG aCCCCACTGGGCGGCCAGAAACGCAGCTTTGCCCACCTGCTGCCCTCACCTGAGCCCAGCCCCGAAGGCAGCTACGTGGGCCAGCACTCCCAGGGCCTCGGCGGGCACTACGCGGACTCCTACCTGAAGCGGAAGAGAATTTTCTAA